In a genomic window of Siniperca chuatsi isolate FFG_IHB_CAS linkage group LG1, ASM2008510v1, whole genome shotgun sequence:
- the anp32a gene encoding acidic leucine-rich nuclear phosphoprotein 32 family member A isoform X2, with the protein MDMKKRIHLELRNRTPSDVKELVLDNCRSNEGKIEGLTDQFEELEFLSTINVGLTTVAHLPKLNKLKKLELSDNRISGGLEVLADKCPNLTHLNLSGNKIKDLSTIEPLKELGTLKSLDLFNCEVTNLNEYRDNVFKLLPQLTYLDGYDKDDKEAPDSDAEVYAEGLDDDEDDEDDVDEEEYDEDAAPGDEEEEEGEEDEEENEEEEEEDLSGEEEEEEDVNDREVDDEDDEEERGQKRKRELDEEGEEDEDD; encoded by the exons ATGGACATGAAGAAAAGAATTCACCTAGAGTTGCGGAACCGCACTCCGTCAGAT GTCAAAGAACTTGTGCTAGACAACTGTCGCTCAAACGAAGGCAAGATCGAGGGTCTAACAGACCAATTTGAGGAGCTGGAATTTCTAAGCACAATCAATGTTGGACTGACGACAGTTGCCCACTTGCCGAAGCTAAATAAACTCAAAAAG CTTGAACTCAGCGATAACAGGATCTCAGGAGGGTTGGAAGTTCTGGCAGACAAATGCCCCAACCTCACACATCTCAACCTCAGCGGCAATAAGATTAAAGACCTCAGCACAATAGAACCATTG AAAGAATTGGGGACCCTGAAAAGCCTAGATCTGTTTAACTGTGAAGTGACAAACCTGAACGAATACAGAGACAACGTATTCAAGCTACTACCCCAGCTCACGTACCTGGATGGGTACGACAAAGACGACAAAGAGGCCCCAGATTCTGATGCTGAGGTTTATGCAGAGGGCTTGGATGATGACGAGGACGATGAAGACG ATGTAGATGAGGAGGAGTATGATGAAGATGCAGCAccaggagacgaggaggaggaagagggagaggaagatgaggaggagaatgaagaagaggaagaggaggacctCAGTGGAGAG gaggaagaggaggaagatgtgAATGACAGAGAGGTTGACGATGAGGATGATGAGG AAGAGCGAGgtcagaagagaaaaagagaactggatgaagaaggagaggaggatgaagacgaTTGA
- the anp32a gene encoding acidic leucine-rich nuclear phosphoprotein 32 family member A isoform X1: protein MDMKKRIHLELRNRTPSDVKELVLDNCRSNEGKIEGLTDQFEELEFLSTINVGLTTVAHLPKLNKLKKLELSDNRISGGLEVLADKCPNLTHLNLSGNKIKDLSTIEPLKELGTLKSLDLFNCEVTNLNEYRDNVFKLLPQLTYLDGYDKDDKEAPDSDAEVYAEGLDDDEDDEDDVDEEEYDEDAAPGDEEEEEGEEDEEENEEEEEEDLSGEEEEEEDVNDREVDDEDDEEEERGQKRKRELDEEGEEDEDD from the exons ATGGACATGAAGAAAAGAATTCACCTAGAGTTGCGGAACCGCACTCCGTCAGAT GTCAAAGAACTTGTGCTAGACAACTGTCGCTCAAACGAAGGCAAGATCGAGGGTCTAACAGACCAATTTGAGGAGCTGGAATTTCTAAGCACAATCAATGTTGGACTGACGACAGTTGCCCACTTGCCGAAGCTAAATAAACTCAAAAAG CTTGAACTCAGCGATAACAGGATCTCAGGAGGGTTGGAAGTTCTGGCAGACAAATGCCCCAACCTCACACATCTCAACCTCAGCGGCAATAAGATTAAAGACCTCAGCACAATAGAACCATTG AAAGAATTGGGGACCCTGAAAAGCCTAGATCTGTTTAACTGTGAAGTGACAAACCTGAACGAATACAGAGACAACGTATTCAAGCTACTACCCCAGCTCACGTACCTGGATGGGTACGACAAAGACGACAAAGAGGCCCCAGATTCTGATGCTGAGGTTTATGCAGAGGGCTTGGATGATGACGAGGACGATGAAGACG ATGTAGATGAGGAGGAGTATGATGAAGATGCAGCAccaggagacgaggaggaggaagagggagaggaagatgaggaggagaatgaagaagaggaagaggaggacctCAGTGGAGAG gaggaagaggaggaagatgtgAATGACAGAGAGGTTGACGATGAGGATGATGAGG AAGAAGAGCGAGgtcagaagagaaaaagagaactggatgaagaaggagaggaggatgaagacgaTTGA